The genomic window TTGGGGGAGGCCACCTTGCCCCGAAGGCGCACCTTCCCCGCCTTGACCCCTTGGGCGAAGTAGCTCCGGGAAACCCCGAAGCCCCTGGCCCCCACCGCGTCCACCCGCAAGGAGGGGACCACCAGGGTGCGCACCCGCTCCCTGGCCTGGCGCAGGGCCCCTTCCGGGGGAGGAAGGAGGGCGAACCCCGCCTCCTCCAGGGCCTTCCTACCCTGGGGAAGGAGGGCCACCAGGTACCCCCCTTCCCAGGCCTCCACGTCCCCCATGGCCTCGCCGAGGTCCGGGGGCTCCTTCTCCAGGAGGTAGACCCCCACGGGGTCCTGCACGCCCGGCACCTCGGGGGGGTGGAGGACCGCCACCTTGCGCTCCGCCAAGGGAAACCCCCCGAAGAAGGCCACCTTCAGGCCCTCCTCCCGGGCCTTGGCCTCCAGGAGCGCCTGGTCCTCGGGGTCCAGAAAGCCCGTCTGGACCACCCTCCCCCCCCGCGCCCGCTTGAGGTAGCCCCAAAGGTCCGCCATCACCCCCCCTGCACGGCGAAGCTCAAGGTGGCGCTCGCCCGTTCCTCCTCCCCCACCAGGGCCCGCGCCGCCACCTTGCCCAATCCCCTGCGGAAGAAGAGGAGCTCCCCCTCGAGGATCAGGGTGTCCCCGGGAACCACCGGCTTTTTGAAGCGGGCCTCCTCCACCCCCACCAGGAAGACCAGCCTCCCCGGGGTGAGCCCGGGCTGCTGGGCCAGGGTGCCCACCGCCGCTTGGGCCATGGCCTCGAGGATCAGGACCCCCGGCATGATGGGGTAGCCGGGAAAGTGCCCCTGGAAGTGGGGCTCGTTGAAGGTGACGTTTTTCAGGGCCCGGAAGCGCTTGGCGTCCGCCTCCAAGACCCGGTCCACCAGGAGGAAGGGGTAGCGGTGGGGAAGGAACTTGAGGATCTCCCCGATCTCCAAGGGCCTCACCTCTTCAGGACATCGTCCGAGGACAGGATGGTGTCCTCCAGGACGTGGAGCATCTCCAGGGCCTTGCCCGTGCCCAGGGCCACGGCCTCAATGGGGTTCTCCGCCACCACCACCGGGACCCCGGTGGCCTCCTGCAGGGCGAGGTCCAGGTTCTTGAGGAGCGCCCCACCCCCGGTAAGGAGGATGCCCCGTTCGTAGATGTCCGCGGCCAGCTCCGGGGGAGTGGTCTCCAGCACCCCCTTTACCCCCTGGAAGATCTTGTCCAGGGGCTCTTTCAGGGCCTCGGCCACGTCCTCCGCCGGGATCTCTGCGGTGCGGGGGAGGCCGGTGAGGAGGTCCCGGCCCCGCACCTCGGCCACCTCCTTCTCCTCCCCAGGGAGGACCTTGGCCCGGCCAAGCTGGATCTTGAGCTCCTCGGCGGTGCGCTCGCCGATGAGGAGGTTGTACTTCTGCCGCACGTAGCGGATGATGGCCTGGTCCATCTCGTTGCCGGCGATCCTTAGGCTTTCCGAGCGGACGATGCCCCCTAAGGAGATGACGGCGATGTCCGTGGAGCCGCCCCCGATGTCCACCACCATGCTCCCCGTGGGCTCGGCCACGTGAATGCCCGCCCCGATGGCCGCCGCCAGGGGCTCCTCAATGAGGTAGACCTTCTGGGCCAGGGCGGAGACCGCCTGCACCACCGCCCGCCGCTCCACGTCCGTGACCCCAGAGGGCACCCCCACCATGACCCGGGGCTTGAAGAAGCGGCTCATGGGGGAGAGCACCTTCTGGAGAAAGAGGAGGAGCATGCGCTCGGTAAGGGCGTAGTCAGCGATGACCCCGTCCTTGAGGGGCCGCACGGCCACGATGTTCCCCGGGGTGCGGCCCAGCATGCGGTAGGCCTCCGCCCCCACCGCCTTCACCTCCCTTTTGCCCTGCACCACCGCGATCACGGAGGGTTCCCGCAGGACGATCCCCTTACCCCGCACGTAGATGAGGACGCTGGCCGTCCCCAGGTCAATCCCGATGTCCTCGCCCCTAAGCATATCGCCCCATTCTACCCTTCCCTGCGCCCGCCCTAAGACCCCGAACGGGGCCCTTAACGGGCGTACTCCACCGCCCGGGTCTCCCGCACCACGGTCACCTGCACCTGGCCGGGGTAGTTCATCTCCCGCTCTATGCGGCCCGCGATCTCCCGGGCGAGGAGGGTGGCCTGGGCATCGGTGATCCTCTCCGGCCTGACGATGACCCGGACCTCCCGGCCCGCCTGCACGGCGAAGGCCGTCTCCACCCCGGGGAAGGAAAGGGCGATGCGCTCCAGGGCCTCCAAGCGCTGGAGGTACTCCTCCAGGCTCTCCCGCCTCGCCCCGGGCCTCGCCGCCGAGAGGGCGTCGGCCGCGGCCACCAACACCGCGTAGACGGTCTCGGCGTTCTCGGGGTCGTGGTGGTGGGCGATGGCGTCCACCACCTCCTGGGGCTCCCCAAAGCGCCGGGCCAGGGCGATGCCGATCTCCACGTGGCTGCCCTCCACCTCCCGGTCCACGCTCTTGCCGATGTCGTGGAGGAGGCCTGCCCTGCGGGCAAGCCCCGCGTCCAGGCCCAGCTCCGCCGCCATGATCCCCGTAAGGTGGGCCACCTGAACGGAGTGCTTCAGGACGTTCTGGCCGTAGCTGGAGCGGAAGTGGAGCCGGCCCAAAAGCTGGATGAGGCCGGGCTTCAGGCCCACCACCCCGGCCTCGAGGGCCGCCTCCTCCCCTCTTTCGTAGATGAAGGTCTTCATCTCCTGCTTGGCCTTCTCCACCACCTCCTCAATGCGGCTCGGGTGGATGCGTCCGTCCTTCAGTAGCTCCTCTAGGGCCATGCGGGCGATCTCCCGGCGGATGGGGTTGAAGGAGGAAAGGAGGACGGCCTCCGGGGTGTCGTCAATGATGAGGTCCACCCCCGTCAAGGCCTCAAAGGTGCGGATGTTCCGCCCTTCCCGGCCGATGATCCGCCCCTTCATGGCGTCCGTGGGCAGGGGCACCACGGAGACGGCGAGCTGGGCTGCGGTCTCGGAGGCCTGGCGCTGCATGGCCTGGGCCAGGATCTTCTGGGCCTCCCTTTTGGCCTCCAGGCGCACCCGTTCCAGGGCGGCCCGCACCCGCTGGGCCTTCTCCTCCTCCAGCTCCCGGTCCAGCCTCTCCAGGATGAGCCTCCTGGCCTCCTCGGGGGAGAGGCCCGCCACCTGGTAAAGCCGCCGCTCTACCTCCTTCTCCCGTTCGGCGAGCTCGGCCTCCCGGGCCTTCAGCCCCTCCTCCCGCCGGGCCAAGGCCTCCTCCAGGGCGTCCAGCTTGAGGGCCCGGGCGTCCAGGGCCTCCCCCCTTTTGGAAAGCCTTTCCGCCTCTTTGCGAAGCTCCTCCCGCTCCTCCTTGAGGCGCTCCCGCTCCGATCTAAGCTCCTCCTGGAGGGTCTTGAGCCGCTCCCTCTCCGCTCTAAGCTCTTCCCGCTCGGTCCTAAGCCGCTCCTCGGCCTCCTGAAGGCGCCTCCTGGCCTCGGCCTCCAGGGCCTCGGCGCGGGAACGCACCTCCCGTTCCAGCTCCTGGCGAAGGGCGTGGGCCCGGTTCTCGGCCTCCTCCCGGAGGGCCCTGGCCTCCTTGCGGGCGGCCTCCAGGATCTCCCTGGCCTCCTCCCGGGCGGCCTCGAGGACCTCCTTGGCCTCCCGGTCCTCCCTCTTGCGCCTCAGGAGAAAACCCCCCAGGAGGACGAGGAGGAGGGAAAGCAGGAGCACGAGGACAAACGCCAGGTCTATGGCCATCTACTCCCCCTCTTCCTCGCTCGCCACGAGCACCACTTCCCCGGCCCGCTCCAGGACCCGGGCGCGGATCTCCTCCAGGAGCTCGGGGCGCTCCTTGAGGTAGTCCGCCGCCTTCTCCTTGCCCTGGCCCAGCCGGTGTTCCCCGTAGGAGAACCAGGAGCCGGCCTTCTCAATGACCCCCGCCGCCACCGCCACGTTCACCAGGTCCATCACCGGGTCCAGGCCCCGGCCGAAGTAGATCTCCAGCTCGGCCTCCCGGAAGGGCGGGGCCAGCTTGTTCTTCACCACCTTTACCTTGACCTTGATGCCCACGGCCTCGTTGCCCACCTTGATGGGCTGGCCGCTTTTGCGCACGTCCAGGCGCACGCTGGAGTAGAACTTGAGGGCCCTCCCCCCCGGGGTGGTCTCGGGGTTGCCGTACATGACCCCCACCTTCTCCCGCACCTGGTTGATGAAGATGGCGGCGGTGTTGCTCTTGAAGAGGACGGCGGTGAGCTTCCTCAGGGCCTGGCTCATGAGCCGGGCTTGGAGGCCCACGTGCTGGTCCCCCATGTCCCCCTCAATCTCGGCCTTGGGCACCAGGGCGGCCACGGAGTCCACCACGATCACGTCCACCGCCCCCGAGCGGGCAAGGAGCTCCACGATCTCCAGGGCCTGCTCCCCGGTGTCCGGCTGGGAGACCAGGAGGTCCTCCACCTTCACCCCGAGCTTCTGGGCGTAGATGGGGTCCAGGGCGTGCTCCGCGTCCACGAAGGCCGCCACCCCGCCTTGCTTCTGGGCCTGGGCCAGGATGGTGAGGGCGAGGGTGGTCTTCCCCCCCGACTCGGGGCCGTAGATCTCCACGATCCGCCCCCGGGGAATCCCCCCGATGCCCAGGGCCAGATCCAGGCCCAGGGAACCCGTGGGGATCACGTCCACCTGGAGCTTGGGCATCTCCCCCAGGCGCATCACCGCGCCCTTGCCGAACTCCTTCTCAATGGTCTTGAGCGCGTTCTCCAGGGCCTTCCTCTTGTTCTCGTCCATGTTCACCTCTCAAGGGAAACCTCTCCAGAATGGTGTAGACGGGCCCTCTGGGCCTCAGCTCCGAGCGCACGAGGGCAAAGGCCTCCACGGGCCAGGTGAGGCCGAAGACCAGGGGGGGGACCCGGGGCGCCGGCGCCTTGCGCCGGGCCAGGGTGATGTGGGGCTTGAAGGCCCGCTCCCCCTCGGCCTTCAGCGCCTCCTCCCCTAAGGCCTCCACCACCCCGCTTCGCAAGGCCCCGGCCAGGAGGGCCAAGCCCTCGCCCTCGGCCTTGGCAAACCAGACCCTGGGGGTGCCCTCGTTGGGGAAGTACCCCGTGCCCTTAAGGGTGGCGGCGAAGGGGGGCACCTGCCGCCCCAGGCGGTGGCCCAGGGCGATGAGGTCCTCCAGGTCCTTTTCAGGCCTTTCCCCCAGGAAGAGGAGGGTCAGGTGGAGCTGGTGGGGGGGCACCTCTTTCCAGCCCCTGTAGCGGGAAACCCTTTCCTGGGCCGCCGCCAGGGCCCGCTGGACGTCTTCCGGTAGAAAGATGGCGTAGAAGAGCCTCATGTCAGCAAGAGGGCCAAGGCGGCGTAGACGCTCCTGAGCCTTACCGCCTCCCGGTCCCCGGGGAAGCGGTACCGCCTGGTCTCCACGCCCCCGGGACCCGCCAGGGCCACGTACACCGTGCCCACGGGCTCCCCTTCCAGGGGGTCCGGCCCCGCCACCCCCGTGGTGGAGAGGGCGTAGGTGGATCCGAAAAGCGCCCGGGCGGCCTCCGCCATGGCCCTAGCCGTCTCCGCGGAGACCGTCTTGGCGAGGAGCTCCTCCGGCACACCGAAGCGGGCCTTGGCCCCTAGGGAATAGGATACCACGCCCCCCAGGTAAAAGCGGCTCGCCCCGGGAACGCGGGTGATCTCTGCGCCCAAAAGCCCCCCGGTGAGGCTCTCCATGGTGGAAAGGGTGGCCCCCTCCAGCTCCAGGCGCCGCTTCACCGCCTCGGCGAGGGTGATCTCCCCTTCGCCCCACACCTCCTTCAGGAGCTTCCTCTTGATCCTTTCCGAAAGCTCGGCCACCCGGTCCTCCCGGCCCCGCACCACCACCTCTACCCCGTGGGGCTTGGCGTAGGTGCCCACCTCCACCTCCTCGCCCCGGAGGAAGAGCTCCCCCAGGCGCTCCACGATCTCCGACTCCCCTATGCCCCAGGTCTTCAGGACCCGCTTGGCGTAGGCCCTTGGGGGCAGGGCGAGCTTCGGGAGCACCTCTTGCCACATGGGCCGCCACTCGGTGGGCGGCCCCGGCAGGAGGACGAGGTCCTTGCCGTCCTTGCGCACCCACCAGCCGGGGGCGGTGCCCCTGGGGTTCGGAAGCCAGGTGGCGGAGGGGATCTTGAGGGCCTGCTTCCGGTTGGCCCCGGGCATGGGGCGACCCCGGGTGCGGAAGAAGGCCTCAATCTGGGAGAGCACGGCCTCGTCCAGTTCCAAGGGCTCCCCCAGGGCCAGGGCCACCGCCTCCCGGGTTACGTCGTCCGGGGTGGGGCCGAGGCCCCCGGAGAGGACGAGGAGCCGGGCCCTCTCCCAGGCCTCCCCCACCTCCCGGGCCAGGGGGGAGACCTCGTCCACCACCCTTAGGGTCCGCTCCACCTTGAGGGCGTAGGGCTCGAGGCTCCGCGCGATCTCCTGGGTGTTGGTGTCCAGGGTCTCCCCGTAGATGAGCTCGGTGCCTACGCCGAGGATCTCCGCCCGCTCCATGCTGCCTCCGGAAAAGGCAGGGACTCCACCCGATACCGCCCCCCGCCCCCCTCCACCACGGCCCCGAAGGGCACCTCCTTCCGCACCACGGCGAGGCCTAGGACCCCGAAGGGGGTCTCCAAGAGGCGCTTCGCCTCCCCCACCCGCCTGCCCTCCAGGAAGAGCTCCCCGGAAGCCCCCCCCTCCAGGGCCCGGAGGCCCACAAGGCGGTAGTGCACCTCCTTCCCCTCGGTCCTGGCCATGATCTCCTGGCCCACGTAGCACCCCTTGCCGTAGTCCACCAGGTGGAGGAGGCCCACGCTCTGGGGAAGCTCCCCCCGGACGTCCTCCAGCAGGGGTTGGCCCCGGAGGAGGGCGTAGAGGGGGTAAAGCTCGGGAGGGAGGGCCCCTTCGGCCCCCTCCGTCACCTCCTCCCGGCCGTCCGTGTGGAGGAGGCGGAAGAGGGGAAGCTCCACAAGCTCCACCTGGTCAAAAACGAGGTAGCGCCTGAGCCGGTTCCTTAGCCCCGCAAGCGTCCCCCAGGGGGCGAGGAGGAAGCCCTCGGGGTGGGGGAAGAGGGTGGCCGCCTCCTCAATCTGTCCCTTGTGGTTCAGGAAGAGGGCCCCCGCGGGCCCGGAAAGCCGCCTCAGGTCGCGGGTGCACTGGCCCTGGAGGAAGGAGAAGGCGTCGGGGCCCCTGAGGAGGAGAAGGCCGGGAAAGGCGAAAAAGCCCTCGCCCGAGAGGGCCTTGGCCAAAAGGGGGTCCATGCCTCCCATTATTGACCAAAGGGTCGGGAAGGAGGAGAATGGCGCACGTGCGCTTTTTTCTGGGCGCCTTCCTCTCCCTCTTTCTGGTGGGCGTGGTGGTGGCCCTCCCCGGGGCGGCCCTCCCCCACTGGCGGGCCCGCTACGGGGCGGAGGGGGAGGTGGGGCTCTTTTACGCCCTCACCCTCCTGGGCCTCCTCTTGGGCATCCACCTGGGCCAGGGGGAGAGGCGCCACCCCCTTTTCCCCTTGGCCCTCCTCCTCCTGGCCCTGGCCCTCCCCCTTATGGCCCGGATGCCCACCTTCGCCGGGGTGGTGGCCCTGGCCTTCCTCCTGGGGCTTGGGGAAGGGGTGTTGAACGTGCACGGCAACAGCTTGGTGGGGGAGCTCTTCCCCGAGCGGCGGGTGGAGGCGGTCAACCGGGTGAACGTGGGCTTCGGCCTAGGAGCGGTCTTCACCCCCTTGGCCCTCACCCTCCTTCCCTACGACCTCTTCCTCGCCCTGGCCGGCCTCCTCGCCCTCCTGGCAGCCCTTCTGGTCTGGAAGGCCCCCGCGGTGCAAAGCCCTCCCCGGGGCAAGGCTCGGGGGCTTCTCCCCTTCCTTCTGACCGTGGCCCTGTACACGGGCCTGGAAGGGGCCCTGGCCACCTGGAACCGGGTCTGGCTCGAGGCCTTAGGCCACGCCGTGGGCGTGGGCGGGGTGCTCCTCTCCCTCTACTGGCTCTTCCTGGCCCTGGGGAGGCTCCTTCTGGCCAACCGGGTGGCGAAGCACCCCCTAAGCGCCCTCCGCGCCCTCCTCCTCGGGGTTTTTTTCCTCCTCCTCTTCAACCTCTTCCCCCCCACGGCCCTCCTCTTTCCCCTCGTGGGCTTTCTCCTCGGGCCTCTCTTCTCCACCCTCTTCGCCTTGGTCCAGGCCCGCTTCGGCCACCGGGCCCTGGGGGAGCTCCTCTACGCGGGGGCGGCGGGGAGCACCCTCGTTCCCGCCCTCTTCGCCCTCCTCCCCCCGGAGGGGATCCCTTTAGGGCTTTTGGGCCTCGCCCTGGCCCTCTTCCTGCTGGTGCGGGGTCTGGAGGCGAAGGCCTATGCTTAAGGCCCTGCTCTTTGACCTGGACGGCACCCTGGCGGACACCGACCCCCTGCACCTCCTCGCCTGGCGGGAAGCGCTCAAGCCCTACGGCCTCGAGGTGGACCGGGAGTTCTACGGGAAGCGCATCTCGGGCAGGCTCAACCCCGAGATCGTCCAGGACCTCTTGGGCCTGGAGGGGGAGGAGGCGAGGCGGCTCATAGAGACCAAGGAGGCCCGCTTCCGGGAGCTTGCCCAAGAGCTCAAGCCCACCCCGGGCCTCCTTGACCTTCTGGAAAGGGCCAAGCGGAAGGGGCTCACCTGGGGAGTGGTGACCAACGCCCCCAAGGAGAACGCCCGCCACGTGCTGAAGGCCCTGGGCCTAAAGCCTCCCCTCCTCGTCCTCGCCGAGGAGGTAGGCCGGGGGAAGCCCGACCCCCTGCCCTACCGGGTGGCCCTGGAGCGCCTGGGGCTGGCCCCGGAGGAGGCCCTGGCCTTTGAGGACTCCCCCTCGGGGGTGAGGAGCGCCGTGGGGGCGGGGATCCGCACCTATGGCCTCCTCACGGGACACGGGGCAGAGGCCCTCCTCCAGGCGGGGGCCGCGGGCGTCCTCCGGGACTTCCGGGAGGCCCTAGGCCTCCTTTAGGGCGTAGCGGGCGAAGGCCTCCTCGTCAAAGCGGGCCTCCACCAGGTCCTCCCAGTAGAGCCACCCCTCCCGGAGGGCGGGGAAGGGGAGGAAGCCCCCCTCGGCCTTCAGGTGGAAGGCGAGCTCGCAAGGCTCCGTTACCCCCTGCTGGAAGGCGAGGAGGGCGGACTGGTAGGCCCCAAAGGAGCTTTGGGCTTGGCTTCCCACCATGGCCTTTTTGCCCCGCTCCCGGGCGAGGGCCAGCATCTCCAGGGTCCAGGTGACCCCGGTGCGGGCGGGCTTGAGGTTTAAGACGTCAAAGGTGTCCAGCTCTAGCTCGCGCCTGAGGTCCTTCAGGGTCATGGCCGAGTCGTCGGCGATGAGGGGGAGAATCTTCTTCTCCCTGAGCTCCCTCCTCGCCCCCACCTCCTCTATGGGCAGGGGCTCCTCCACGTAAAGGAGGTCTGCCTCCTTCCAGGCCTGGAGGTAGCCCTCGGCCTCCTTGGGGGAGAGGGTCTCGTTGGCGTCGGCGTAGAAGCCCACGTCGGGAAAAGCCTCCTTGAGGCGGGCCAGCTTCCGGAGGTCCCCCTCCAGGTCCCGCCCCACCTTCACCTTGAAGACCCTAACCCCCGCCTCGTAGGCCCTGCGGGCGTCCTCCAGCATCTCCTCCTCCGAGGCCATGCCCAGGAGGTAGGCCACCCGCACCCGGTGCTTGGCGGGCCTTAGGACCTGGTAGAGCTCCTCCCCCTCGCTCCTCGCCCAGGCCTCCCAGAGGGCGAGGTCCAGGGCGCCCTTGAGGCCAAAGTTGTAGGGGAAGGCCTCGAGGACAGCCCGGATCCCCTCCTGGTCGTCGGCCTCGAGGCCCAAAAGCCTTGGCCTCAGGTACTCGAGGCCCGCCCGCACGCTCCCCAGGGTCTCCCCGTAGATGGTGGGCCGGATGGCCACCTCGGCCCGGCCCAAGGAGCCGTCGGAGAGCTCCACCTCCAAAAGGGCGTGCTCCAGGGTGGCCAGCTCCGAGGCCTTCCCCCAGCGCAGGGGAGCCTTTAAGGGGATGCGGAAGGGCCTTAGGCGGATCTCCTTGAGGACCGGCATGCGCCTCATTCTACGAGGCCCCTCTCCCGGAGAAAGGCCCGCACCGCCCGGGCCTCCGCCTCCGGGGTGAGGCCCTCCGCGTCCAAGACCAGGGCCCGGGGGTGCCCCCTAAGGAGGCGCAAGGGGCCCTCGGGGTCGTAGTT from Thermus islandicus DSM 21543 includes these protein-coding regions:
- a CDS encoding RNA-binding protein, coding for MADLWGYLKRARGGRVVQTGFLDPEDQALLEAKAREEGLKVAFFGGFPLAERKVAVLHPPEVPGVQDPVGVYLLEKEPPDLGEAMGDVEAWEGGYLVALLPQGRKALEEAGFALLPPPEGALRQARERVRTLVVPSLRVDAVGARGFGVSRSYFAQGVKAGKVRLRGKVASPKEEMAPGDLLLAEGLGALRLLEVLGKTVRGNYKIRVEVER
- the fabZ gene encoding 3-hydroxyacyl-ACP dehydratase FabZ → MEIGEILKFLPHRYPFLLVDRVLEADAKRFRALKNVTFNEPHFQGHFPGYPIMPGVLILEAMAQAAVGTLAQQPGLTPGRLVFLVGVEEARFKKPVVPGDTLILEGELLFFRRGLGKVAARALVGEEERASATLSFAVQGG
- a CDS encoding rod shape-determining protein produces the protein MLRGEDIGIDLGTASVLIYVRGKGIVLREPSVIAVVQGKREVKAVGAEAYRMLGRTPGNIVAVRPLKDGVIADYALTERMLLLFLQKVLSPMSRFFKPRVMVGVPSGVTDVERRAVVQAVSALAQKVYLIEEPLAAAIGAGIHVAEPTGSMVVDIGGGSTDIAVISLGGIVRSESLRIAGNEMDQAIIRYVRQKYNLLIGERTAEELKIQLGRAKVLPGEEKEVAEVRGRDLLTGLPRTAEIPAEDVAEALKEPLDKIFQGVKGVLETTPPELAADIYERGILLTGGGALLKNLDLALQEATGVPVVVAENPIEAVALGTGKALEMLHVLEDTILSSDDVLKR
- the rny gene encoding ribonuclease Y, whose amino-acid sequence is MAIDLAFVLVLLLSLLLVLLGGFLLRRKREDREAKEVLEAAREEAREILEAARKEARALREEAENRAHALRQELEREVRSRAEALEAEARRRLQEAEERLRTEREELRAERERLKTLQEELRSERERLKEEREELRKEAERLSKRGEALDARALKLDALEEALARREEGLKAREAELAEREKEVERRLYQVAGLSPEEARRLILERLDRELEEEKAQRVRAALERVRLEAKREAQKILAQAMQRQASETAAQLAVSVVPLPTDAMKGRIIGREGRNIRTFEALTGVDLIIDDTPEAVLLSSFNPIRREIARMALEELLKDGRIHPSRIEEVVEKAKQEMKTFIYERGEEAALEAGVVGLKPGLIQLLGRLHFRSSYGQNVLKHSVQVAHLTGIMAAELGLDAGLARRAGLLHDIGKSVDREVEGSHVEIGIALARRFGEPQEVVDAIAHHHDPENAETVYAVLVAAADALSAARPGARRESLEEYLQRLEALERIALSFPGVETAFAVQAGREVRVIVRPERITDAQATLLAREIAGRIEREMNYPGQVQVTVVRETRAVEYAR
- the recA gene encoding recombinase RecA; this encodes MDENKRKALENALKTIEKEFGKGAVMRLGEMPKLQVDVIPTGSLGLDLALGIGGIPRGRIVEIYGPESGGKTTLALTILAQAQKQGGVAAFVDAEHALDPIYAQKLGVKVEDLLVSQPDTGEQALEIVELLARSGAVDVIVVDSVAALVPKAEIEGDMGDQHVGLQARLMSQALRKLTAVLFKSNTAAIFINQVREKVGVMYGNPETTPGGRALKFYSSVRLDVRKSGQPIKVGNEAVGIKVKVKVVKNKLAPPFREAELEIYFGRGLDPVMDLVNVAVAAGVIEKAGSWFSYGEHRLGQGKEKAADYLKERPELLEEIRARVLERAGEVVLVASEEEGE
- the thpR gene encoding RNA 2',3'-cyclic phosphodiesterase, producing the protein MRLFYAIFLPEDVQRALAAAQERVSRYRGWKEVPPHQLHLTLLFLGERPEKDLEDLIALGHRLGRQVPPFAATLKGTGYFPNEGTPRVWFAKAEGEGLALLAGALRSGVVEALGEEALKAEGERAFKPHITLARRKAPAPRVPPLVFGLTWPVEAFALVRSELRPRGPVYTILERFPLRGEHGREQEEGPGERAQDH
- a CDS encoding CinA family nicotinamide mononucleotide deamidase-related protein, whose product is MERAEILGVGTELIYGETLDTNTQEIARSLEPYALKVERTLRVVDEVSPLAREVGEAWERARLLVLSGGLGPTPDDVTREAVALALGEPLELDEAVLSQIEAFFRTRGRPMPGANRKQALKIPSATWLPNPRGTAPGWWVRKDGKDLVLLPGPPTEWRPMWQEVLPKLALPPRAYAKRVLKTWGIGESEIVERLGELFLRGEEVEVGTYAKPHGVEVVVRGREDRVAELSERIKRKLLKEVWGEGEITLAEAVKRRLELEGATLSTMESLTGGLLGAEITRVPGASRFYLGGVVSYSLGAKARFGVPEELLAKTVSAETARAMAEAARALFGSTYALSTTGVAGPDPLEGEPVGTVYVALAGPGGVETRRYRFPGDREAVRLRSVYAALALLLT
- a CDS encoding glycine cleavage system protein T — protein: MDPLLAKALSGEGFFAFPGLLLLRGPDAFSFLQGQCTRDLRRLSGPAGALFLNHKGQIEEAATLFPHPEGFLLAPWGTLAGLRNRLRRYLVFDQVELVELPLFRLLHTDGREEVTEGAEGALPPELYPLYALLRGQPLLEDVRGELPQSVGLLHLVDYGKGCYVGQEIMARTEGKEVHYRLVGLRALEGGASGELFLEGRRVGEAKRLLETPFGVLGLAVVRKEVPFGAVVEGGGGRYRVESLPFPEAAWSGRRSSA
- a CDS encoding MFS transporter produces the protein MAHVRFFLGAFLSLFLVGVVVALPGAALPHWRARYGAEGEVGLFYALTLLGLLLGIHLGQGERRHPLFPLALLLLALALPLMARMPTFAGVVALAFLLGLGEGVLNVHGNSLVGELFPERRVEAVNRVNVGFGLGAVFTPLALTLLPYDLFLALAGLLALLAALLVWKAPAVQSPPRGKARGLLPFLLTVALYTGLEGALATWNRVWLEALGHAVGVGGVLLSLYWLFLALGRLLLANRVAKHPLSALRALLLGVFFLLLFNLFPPTALLFPLVGFLLGPLFSTLFALVQARFGHRALGELLYAGAAGSTLVPALFALLPPEGIPLGLLGLALALFLLVRGLEAKAYA
- a CDS encoding HAD family hydrolase translates to MLKALLFDLDGTLADTDPLHLLAWREALKPYGLEVDREFYGKRISGRLNPEIVQDLLGLEGEEARRLIETKEARFRELAQELKPTPGLLDLLERAKRKGLTWGVVTNAPKENARHVLKALGLKPPLLVLAEEVGRGKPDPLPYRVALERLGLAPEEALAFEDSPSGVRSAVGAGIRTYGLLTGHGAEALLQAGAAGVLRDFREALGLL
- a CDS encoding enolase C-terminal domain-like protein, whose amino-acid sequence is MPVLKEIRLRPFRIPLKAPLRWGKASELATLEHALLEVELSDGSLGRAEVAIRPTIYGETLGSVRAGLEYLRPRLLGLEADDQEGIRAVLEAFPYNFGLKGALDLALWEAWARSEGEELYQVLRPAKHRVRVAYLLGMASEEEMLEDARRAYEAGVRVFKVKVGRDLEGDLRKLARLKEAFPDVGFYADANETLSPKEAEGYLQAWKEADLLYVEEPLPIEEVGARRELREKKILPLIADDSAMTLKDLRRELELDTFDVLNLKPARTGVTWTLEMLALARERGKKAMVGSQAQSSFGAYQSALLAFQQGVTEPCELAFHLKAEGGFLPFPALREGWLYWEDLVEARFDEEAFARYALKEA